Part of the Candidatus Thiothrix putei genome, TCGTTGCCACTGAGGTAACGCGACTCAATCAGGTTGGTGATAACGGTCAGGTCTTCACGCGCGGTTTCTAGGCATTCATCCAAGGTGCGTACACTGTGACCTACATCCAAACCAACATCCCAGAGTAGGGTGATGAAGGAGGACAGGCGTTCACAGCATTCTTCCCCCGGCGTTTCGGTCAGCAGGATTAGCAGGTCAATATCCGACGCAGGGTGTAACTCCTGTCTGCCATAGCCACCGACAGCAATCAGCGTGGCACGGTGGTATTGAGGAATACCGTTTAAGCTCCACAAATGCCGTAAGAGTGTGTCAATGAATTCGGCATGATCCGCCAGTAAGGTGCGAATATCTTTGCCCGTGTGAAATTCTTCGCACAGCAGTTTACGCGCATTCCGGATGGCTTGGGCGTAATCGGCGATGTGTAGCGTGTCACGTTCGAGCAGCCGGTCATAAACCTCTAATAGAGGATTGGTAGGCATCATAGGGTGTTACGCCAGTTAGCTTCTTCTTCACGGAGCGTGAGGATTTCAAAGCCAGCGTCTGTTACTAAAATGGTGTGTTCCCATTGAGCAGACAATTTGTGGTCTTTGGTAACAGCCGTCCATTGATCCGGCAGGATTTTCAGGTGGCGTTTGCCTTGATTGATCATTGGCTCGATGGTGAAAATCATGCCTGTCTCCATGATGATTTTATCGCTGTCTTTGCTGTAGTAGTGCAGGATTTGCGGTGCTTCATGGAAGCGGTTGCCAATGCCGTGACCGCAGAACTCTTCGACCACACTGTAGTTATACGCATGGGCGTGGCGCTGGATGGCTTTGCCAATATTGCCAAGTGGCGCACCTGGGCGTACTTCCAGAATGCCAAGGTACATGCATTGTTGGGTGATGTGGCTCAGACGCTTGCCT contains:
- the map gene encoding type I methionyl aminopeptidase, producing the protein MAKTQRDQAITIKTADEIAKMRVAGKLAADVLDMIGEYVKPGVTTDELNRICHDYIVDVQQAIPAPLNYGEPPFPKSICTSINHQVCHGIPSDKKLKQGDALNIDITVIKDGYHGDTSKMFHVGEPTIAGKRLSHITQQCMYLGILEVRPGAPLGNIGKAIQRHAHAYNYSVVEEFCGHGIGNRFHEAPQILHYYSKDSDKIIMETGMIFTIEPMINQGKRHLKILPDQWTAVTKDHKLSAQWEHTILVTDAGFEILTLREEEANWRNTL